Proteins encoded together in one Planctopirus ephydatiae window:
- a CDS encoding DUF1579 domain-containing protein, whose protein sequence is MEKVIPRAEHKWLQNIAGNWTYELECSMGPDLPPEKSSGPMSARILGDVWVVMESESKAPESGETVHSVWTLGFDPQKERVVGSFVCSVMTYFWTYNGTIDFDSNTMTLDAPGPGFGDPSKVVDYQDIIQFIDHDYFVLRSQMKLESGEWVSFMRGDYRRTPIA, encoded by the coding sequence ATGGAAAAAGTCATTCCCCGGGCAGAGCACAAGTGGTTGCAGAACATCGCTGGGAACTGGACTTATGAGTTGGAATGTTCCATGGGGCCGGATCTCCCACCCGAGAAATCGTCCGGGCCAATGTCTGCCCGCATACTGGGTGATGTCTGGGTCGTGATGGAATCGGAGTCCAAAGCCCCAGAGAGCGGCGAGACAGTTCACAGTGTGTGGACATTGGGCTTTGATCCGCAGAAGGAGCGTGTTGTCGGCTCCTTCGTCTGCTCCGTCATGACCTATTTCTGGACCTACAATGGCACCATCGATTTTGATAGCAACACGATGACACTTGATGCCCCAGGCCCGGGTTTTGGTGATCCTTCGAAGGTTGTTGACTACCAGGATATTATTCAGTTCATCGACCACGACTATTTCGTTCTCAGGTCACAAATGAAGCTGGAGAGCGGGGAATGGGTCTCCTTCATGCGCGGCGACTACCGCCGCACCCCAATAGCATGA
- a CDS encoding imm11 family protein has product MKIYELSPKVTKGSPIIDLLSPLNDNLPPNEVNWKVVAELAPPHLWTPGQVYCDDKRIEQCDLIGGTGHVIISKRMLDWMNQLSDNAFIGLPEKVNDFDTYNYICNKCIDALDKGRSDIVYFSTGRILNVHKYAFLPHKIPACSIFQLHGLRGALFATEAARQFLLKSGINNAQFDLVADNVVPAEGE; this is encoded by the coding sequence ATGAAAATCTATGAACTCTCACCGAAAGTGACTAAAGGTTCGCCAATTATCGACCTTTTGAGCCCTCTCAACGATAACCTTCCGCCCAATGAGGTTAATTGGAAGGTTGTGGCTGAACTTGCGCCTCCACACCTGTGGACGCCCGGCCAAGTGTATTGCGACGATAAAAGAATTGAACAATGCGATCTGATTGGAGGAACAGGTCATGTCATAATTTCAAAACGAATGTTGGACTGGATGAACCAACTCAGTGACAACGCCTTTATTGGACTCCCTGAAAAAGTGAATGACTTCGACACATATAACTACATTTGCAACAAGTGCATCGACGCTCTCGATAAGGGGCGTTCAGACATTGTTTACTTTTCGACAGGCCGTATTTTAAATGTTCATAAATACGCGTTTTTACCGCATAAGATACCCGCCTGTAGCATCTTTCAATTGCACGGCCTACGAGGTGCTTTATTTGCAACCGAGGCTGCCCGTCAGTTCCTTTTAAAGAGCGGCATCAATAACGCTCAGTTTGACCTCGTGGCTGACAATGTGGTTCCGGCTGAAGGAGAGTGA
- a CDS encoding AHH domain-containing protein: MGSGTSQADDLQTDMTFDLASTGFGLHYEITQDQGQSRTKAGSLTEEVVIGGRSRSQESTTDLWVNLAGYGNWTNTSSSGWSESVSNYEFSRRIDKSYWYGRQSYQVSPVSYGRTSTWTSSGDSSQYGPYAGTSGQNALFNPETGLVDYTYSQSEGSGSGSYESSFAGSFESGTAHDLAEWNVTFSNPMSLINQALAPYNYYNLPFIPQAFTNAMGGYELSYLGDWHLSSEGWASDTQYYKYYENDRTGDWRIDYWDHKPAENETPKRSEYGGPSYDSIQQEAYAAQQQAQSQANQPHPDEAPAAKSADQNRLEEEQSASGSEGGSYTPSNPVAPGNEVGQASRNAMDRAYERLGEQQSNPHIRDLLNRNEHDLGTLIDRAPYRPTVNPPRLQFLGNHTTSLPLPPPKEGETQNALTVEMASELEAAFLVLYGTKGQNLLQAYKKAGGVIEFGDYWYSSKLGYQPGNVYQVIWIDTDLNPVEQAEQLMLRLIDASAYHLVRRELVNLLNNDVMNDELYEQLAESYRAAVREAAASAAALSELYVQGITVFNTPLGITIGIAQFADNPNGINGVIVMADMVPILNQLPLDQAVRIVGPNGVEIFNAVTIKIFRNGQKAFRDGTIEAMRKLGVVYPEGVPTQAHHLIPLQLMKDSKIVAQLNRLGFNIHDPSVNGLLLPTVDYLGRTARIHSGSHPEYTKMVENLLSRVTTKQELDELLEYLRGALLSSPELGRLN; encoded by the coding sequence GTGGGCTCTGGCACCTCCCAGGCCGACGATCTGCAGACTGATATGACGTTTGATCTGGCGTCAACTGGTTTTGGTTTGCATTACGAGATCACCCAGGATCAGGGGCAATCCCGGACCAAAGCTGGTTCTCTCACGGAAGAAGTCGTGATTGGTGGCCGCAGCCGGTCGCAGGAATCGACCACCGATCTGTGGGTTAACCTCGCAGGCTATGGCAACTGGACGAACACCAGCAGTTCCGGCTGGAGCGAATCAGTCTCGAACTACGAGTTCTCTCGGAGGATCGATAAATCCTATTGGTACGGACGGCAAAGCTACCAGGTCAGCCCGGTCTCGTATGGCCGGACATCCACCTGGACCAGCAGTGGTGATTCGAGCCAGTATGGGCCCTATGCCGGAACGAGTGGCCAGAACGCCTTGTTCAACCCAGAGACGGGGCTGGTCGATTACACCTATTCGCAATCGGAAGGGAGCGGCAGCGGCTCGTATGAGTCTTCATTCGCCGGTTCGTTTGAAAGTGGCACTGCTCACGATCTGGCGGAGTGGAATGTCACCTTCTCGAATCCCATGAGCCTGATCAATCAGGCACTGGCCCCGTACAACTATTACAACCTGCCGTTCATTCCTCAGGCCTTCACCAATGCCATGGGTGGCTATGAACTCTCGTATCTGGGTGATTGGCACCTGTCGAGTGAAGGCTGGGCCAGTGATACGCAGTATTACAAATACTACGAGAACGACCGGACAGGGGATTGGCGGATCGATTACTGGGATCACAAGCCTGCCGAGAACGAAACACCGAAGCGCAGCGAATACGGCGGCCCCAGCTACGATTCGATCCAGCAGGAAGCCTACGCCGCCCAGCAACAGGCCCAAAGCCAGGCCAACCAACCGCATCCTGATGAAGCCCCCGCTGCGAAGAGTGCCGATCAGAACCGTCTGGAAGAAGAGCAGTCTGCCAGTGGTTCGGAAGGCGGCTCGTACACACCCTCGAATCCTGTGGCTCCCGGCAATGAAGTGGGTCAAGCCAGCCGGAATGCCATGGATCGAGCATACGAGAGACTGGGCGAACAGCAAAGCAACCCCCACATCCGCGATCTCCTCAATCGGAATGAACACGACCTGGGAACACTGATTGACCGGGCCCCCTACAGACCGACCGTTAATCCACCCAGGTTGCAGTTCTTAGGGAACCACACTACGTCACTTCCGCTTCCTCCGCCGAAAGAAGGGGAAACTCAGAACGCCTTAACTGTCGAGATGGCATCCGAATTGGAAGCCGCCTTTCTTGTCTTGTACGGCACGAAGGGACAAAACTTGCTCCAGGCCTACAAAAAGGCGGGAGGCGTAATCGAGTTCGGAGACTATTGGTATTCGTCCAAACTTGGTTATCAACCCGGCAATGTTTACCAGGTAATCTGGATAGACACCGATTTGAATCCCGTTGAGCAGGCCGAGCAACTCATGCTGCGGCTGATCGATGCCTCAGCATACCATCTGGTTCGACGAGAACTAGTCAATCTGCTGAACAACGATGTGATGAATGACGAGTTGTATGAGCAACTCGCAGAATCCTATCGGGCTGCCGTACGGGAAGCGGCCGCTTCGGCCGCCGCACTTTCCGAGCTTTACGTTCAGGGGATCACGGTATTCAACACGCCGTTAGGCATCACCATTGGGATTGCGCAGTTCGCCGATAATCCCAACGGCATAAACGGCGTCATTGTGATGGCCGACATGGTTCCCATCCTGAATCAGCTCCCGCTCGATCAGGCCGTCCGGATCGTTGGTCCCAACGGAGTTGAGATCTTCAACGCCGTTACTATCAAGATTTTCCGAAATGGACAAAAAGCATTCCGTGACGGTACGATCGAGGCGATGAGAAAGCTGGGCGTGGTCTATCCGGAAGGGGTCCCAACACAGGCCCATCATTTGATTCCGCTGCAATTGATGAAAGATTCAAAGATTGTAGCGCAACTCAACCGACTGGGCTTCAATATTCATGACCCCTCCGTCAATGGCCTGTTGTTGCCGACAGTGGATTATCTGGGCCGCACGGCGCGGATCCATAGTGGGAGCCACCCGGAATACACGAAAATGGTAGAAAACCTCCTGAGTCGTGTAACGACAAAGCAAGAACTGGATGAATTGTTGGAGTATCTGAGAGGTGCGCTTCTATCTTCACCGGAGCTCGGCAGGCTGAACTAG
- a CDS encoding DUF4198 domain-containing protein, whose product MVRSSAIRLTIGFGLALSGCSGGGAADQPKLAAAAGVVRFDSKPVANASVTFYPEKGPAAVGQTDADGKFQVKTNGQLGAVVGKHKVTVVDQTHAGSAPPPSDGNAINFAVKATYSKKYLDPSLTDLLIDIPANGHRELVLDLTP is encoded by the coding sequence ATGGTTCGTTCGTCTGCAATTCGTCTAACAATCGGTTTCGGCCTCGCCCTCTCCGGGTGTTCCGGAGGCGGGGCAGCCGATCAACCAAAACTCGCTGCGGCGGCTGGCGTCGTACGCTTTGATAGTAAACCTGTGGCCAACGCTTCCGTAACCTTCTACCCGGAGAAAGGCCCCGCCGCAGTCGGCCAAACCGATGCTGATGGAAAATTTCAGGTCAAAACGAACGGACAACTAGGCGCCGTCGTCGGGAAGCATAAGGTGACAGTGGTCGACCAAACACATGCGGGGAGCGCGCCACCCCCGTCCGACGGGAATGCCATCAATTTCGCAGTGAAAGCGACATATTCAAAGAAGTATCTCGATCCGTCACTGACTGATCTCCTCATCGATATCCCAGCCAACGGTCATCGAGAGCTTGTCCTTGATCTGACTCCATGA
- a CDS encoding DUF1559 domain-containing protein, whose amino-acid sequence MTSCFPLENVYAEVRVSRTFTVLLAAPVDSPILPSLQEYAMIQPRRHGFTLIELLVVIAIIAILIALLLPAVQQAREAARRTQCRNNIKQLGLAIHNYHDTFQAFPGNITNGAYDTSTRSRSWLVAILPYIDQGPLYNTIDFSASLANSTTSPLPTPYTPNTIAAMSVLPAFLCPSDPTNGNGRLNGRANITDDFWGVTNYKTVAGSNWAWGTFTYTHPSGRNAGSNNGLDAGNGFNCRVGGQGNLVNRMRNLTDGTSNTTIVGEAVAGRCTHTSWWHFNHSTGTAAIPLNHYVRNTSITAGDWPNNYSFGSLHVGGGHFLMGDGTVRFISENIDLQLYRNLATIDGGETLSDF is encoded by the coding sequence TTGACATCTTGCTTTCCGCTGGAGAATGTTTACGCTGAAGTACGCGTTTCGCGGACGTTCACTGTCCTGCTCGCTGCTCCCGTCGATTCTCCCATTCTCCCTTCTCTTCAGGAATACGCCATGATTCAGCCTCGTCGTCACGGCTTCACGTTAATTGAACTCCTCGTGGTGATCGCCATTATCGCGATCCTGATCGCTCTGTTGCTTCCTGCCGTTCAGCAGGCCCGCGAGGCCGCGCGTCGCACCCAGTGTCGGAATAACATTAAGCAACTCGGACTGGCGATACACAATTACCATGACACCTTCCAAGCGTTCCCGGGGAATATCACCAACGGAGCCTACGATACGTCGACCCGCTCACGCTCGTGGCTGGTGGCGATTCTTCCTTACATCGACCAAGGCCCGCTCTACAACACGATCGATTTCAGCGCGTCGCTCGCTAATAGCACCACCAGTCCGCTCCCCACTCCGTACACTCCGAACACTATCGCAGCGATGTCAGTATTGCCCGCGTTTCTCTGCCCCTCGGACCCCACAAACGGCAACGGCCGTCTGAATGGTCGCGCCAATATCACCGACGATTTCTGGGGCGTGACCAACTACAAGACCGTGGCGGGCAGCAACTGGGCCTGGGGCACTTTCACCTATACGCATCCCTCGGGTCGCAATGCTGGGAGCAACAATGGTCTTGACGCAGGCAATGGCTTCAACTGCCGCGTCGGTGGTCAAGGTAATCTTGTGAACCGCATGCGGAATCTGACGGATGGAACCAGCAACACGACCATCGTCGGTGAAGCGGTCGCAGGGCGATGCACGCACACGAGTTGGTGGCATTTCAATCACTCCACCGGGACCGCAGCGATTCCGTTGAACCACTATGTCCGCAACACAAGCATTACCGCGGGTGACTGGCCGAATAACTACTCTTTCGGGAGCCTGCACGTCGGCGGCGGGCATTTTCTGATGGGGGACGGCACCGTCCGCTTCATCTCTGAAAACATCGACCTGCAGCTCTATCGGAATCTGGCCACGATCGACGGTGGCGAGACCTTGAGCGATTTCTGA
- a CDS encoding methyltransferase, which produces MAFLVSQLPIMFGAVAAMVRLGGFEALLKRPQSLEELAETLQVDAHSLVHILRPLLAMHFIDRDVHDIYSIGPLGREYTSQGRQPFAAWVELVDRIQVPVMSQLPDAIRAGEPLTRFVYHKTCWEVMAEHPGTCELHDIACGRWTELCVDQVAKCYDFSNVKTVIDIGGGRGAFLAAMLRAAPHVTGAVYDRQETHAAAGEMFCEKGVADRAEHLVGNFFEEVPAGRDLYTIKHVLHDWDDESVRKILSNIRQAMKPDSKLLIVEGSVDHNVAPGEIVRSLFDLHQYAATWGCSRTFDEFARLCAESGLHLQRVIPTRLIDPQIMECVPA; this is translated from the coding sequence ATGGCATTTCTGGTCTCCCAGCTGCCGATCATGTTTGGGGCAGTCGCTGCCATGGTACGGCTCGGTGGATTCGAAGCTCTGCTCAAACGCCCGCAATCACTGGAGGAACTCGCAGAAACTCTGCAGGTTGATGCGCACTCCTTAGTACATATTTTGCGACCGCTACTGGCCATGCATTTTATTGATCGTGACGTTCACGACATTTATTCGATTGGTCCATTGGGCCGTGAATATACAAGTCAGGGAAGGCAACCCTTTGCCGCCTGGGTCGAACTGGTCGACCGCATTCAGGTTCCCGTGATGTCTCAATTACCAGATGCTATCCGGGCAGGAGAACCACTGACGCGGTTCGTCTATCATAAGACCTGCTGGGAAGTGATGGCCGAACATCCGGGGACTTGTGAACTTCACGATATCGCCTGCGGTCGATGGACAGAGCTTTGCGTCGATCAGGTCGCGAAATGCTACGACTTCTCGAATGTAAAGACAGTCATCGACATTGGTGGCGGGCGTGGAGCTTTTCTAGCGGCGATGTTGCGCGCTGCCCCGCATGTTACCGGAGCGGTTTACGATCGCCAGGAGACTCATGCGGCTGCTGGTGAGATGTTCTGCGAAAAAGGTGTGGCAGATCGAGCGGAACATCTCGTAGGGAACTTTTTTGAGGAAGTACCTGCGGGGAGGGATCTTTATACGATCAAGCATGTCCTGCACGACTGGGATGACGAGAGTGTCCGCAAGATACTGTCGAATATCCGACAGGCGATGAAGCCGGACTCAAAACTGTTGATTGTCGAAGGTTCGGTGGATCACAATGTCGCACCGGGTGAGATCGTCCGTAGTCTTTTCGATCTGCATCAGTATGCCGCCACCTGGGGTTGTTCGCGTACTTTTGATGAGTTCGCGCGGTTGTGTGCGGAATCAGGCCTCCACTTGCAGCGCGTGATCCCCACACGCCTCATCGACCCCCAGATTATGGAATGCGTCCCTGCATAG
- a CDS encoding aminotransferase class V-fold PLP-dependent enzyme, which produces MTDLLQLNDATHIKRNFWKIADGVTYLNHGSFGPTPLPVQEARYQWSQRLAANPMNGFVRELDHEVELAKSALASFLKCSPNDLLFIENATTAMNVVAASFELRPGDEVLFNDHEYGAVRRIWERACTVAGAKLVTANLRPFHDPSDVIEPLLDAVTPRTRLVILSHVTSATATIFPIRELMAEFKQREIPVVIDGPHAIAMQDFSLGELGAAFYCASLHKWLCAPLGTGFLYVAPEWQSKVRAPMLSWGRPVAGHAATWQDELRWQGTRDPDHYLAVPTAIQFMESFGLDHFRNRGFALACEARAMLEDIFGTKAIAPADRAWSGTMVAVPLPPSQLPLPKADSDPLQVGLWETARIEAPVMFWNGTRHLRISCHLYNDRQDLRLLEETLKKLHGRCW; this is translated from the coding sequence ATGACCGATCTGCTGCAACTCAACGATGCCACCCACATCAAAAGGAACTTCTGGAAGATTGCCGATGGTGTGACTTACCTCAATCACGGTTCCTTTGGCCCGACTCCTCTTCCCGTCCAGGAGGCCCGGTATCAATGGTCGCAGCGACTTGCCGCCAATCCTATGAATGGCTTCGTCCGCGAACTGGATCATGAAGTCGAGCTGGCAAAATCCGCTCTCGCCAGTTTCCTGAAATGTTCTCCCAATGACCTGCTGTTCATCGAAAACGCCACCACCGCCATGAATGTCGTTGCAGCCTCGTTCGAGCTGAGGCCCGGCGACGAAGTCCTGTTCAACGACCATGAATATGGAGCCGTCCGCCGCATCTGGGAACGAGCCTGCACAGTAGCCGGTGCCAAACTTGTGACGGCTAACCTAAGGCCATTTCACGATCCCTCAGATGTCATCGAGCCCCTGCTCGACGCCGTCACACCGCGCACACGGCTCGTTATTTTAAGTCATGTGACCTCCGCAACGGCGACGATCTTTCCCATTCGCGAACTCATGGCCGAATTCAAGCAGCGGGAGATTCCCGTCGTCATTGATGGCCCGCATGCCATTGCCATGCAGGATTTTTCACTGGGAGAACTGGGGGCCGCCTTTTATTGTGCGAGCCTGCACAAATGGCTCTGTGCTCCCTTAGGAACCGGCTTCCTTTACGTCGCACCGGAATGGCAGTCGAAAGTCCGTGCTCCCATGCTGAGCTGGGGCCGCCCTGTCGCGGGACATGCCGCTACCTGGCAGGATGAACTTCGCTGGCAAGGCACACGCGATCCAGACCACTACCTCGCGGTACCGACCGCGATCCAGTTCATGGAATCGTTCGGCCTCGATCACTTTCGCAATCGGGGTTTCGCCCTTGCATGTGAAGCCCGAGCGATGCTGGAAGACATCTTCGGCACCAAAGCGATCGCTCCAGCGGATAGGGCCTGGAGCGGCACGATGGTCGCTGTCCCCTTGCCTCCCAGCCAGTTGCCACTCCCCAAGGCCGATTCCGACCCGCTTCAGGTTGGCCTTTGGGAAACAGCCCGTATTGAGGCACCGGTTATGTTCTGGAACGGCACCCGCCACCTCCGCATCTCCTGCCATCTCTACAACGACCGCCAGGATCTCCGCTTGTTAGAAGAAACCCTCAAAAAACTCCACGGCCGCTGCTGGTAG
- a CDS encoding cupin domain-containing protein — MASVKTLASAALTEGRGVFRLSPTWVPRSFLQPGRRLKLHPADYYALGTHRGGIDERWFGSTTEAANEGRSHDEGLSYCVAGGEKFLLRDAVEELGAEIVGEHIWSKYKKWPVYSKFFDNMGPIPHHMHQNAEQAKLVGQEGKPESYYFPPQLNNVGNNFPYTFMGFEPGTTKEQVVACLDRWNDGDNGILDLSKAYRLKVGTGWLIPPCILHAPGSLLTYEPQWGSDVFGMYQSMVEGRAVPRSLLTKDFPEEKHGDNTYLVDALDWEGNVNPNFKDSHYLEPIVASGSDKEGFIDRWIVYGRIKGAQDFTAKELTIQPGTKVTIKDGGAYGWITVQGEGSVNGLKLQTPSMIRFGQMTMDEVFVTAKAAKEGVTFENTGTDPLVGLRYFGPEAQPEAPEIGAWKK; from the coding sequence GTGGCAAGTGTAAAGACGTTGGCCAGTGCCGCGTTGACCGAAGGTCGTGGTGTATTCCGATTGTCCCCGACGTGGGTTCCGCGCTCGTTCCTGCAGCCAGGCCGTCGGCTGAAGCTGCATCCAGCCGATTATTACGCCTTGGGAACACATCGCGGCGGGATTGATGAGCGTTGGTTTGGCTCCACGACAGAAGCTGCCAACGAAGGTCGTTCCCACGACGAAGGCCTGAGCTACTGCGTGGCGGGCGGGGAAAAATTCCTGCTGCGAGACGCTGTGGAAGAACTCGGCGCGGAGATTGTGGGCGAGCACATCTGGTCGAAGTATAAGAAGTGGCCGGTCTACTCGAAGTTCTTCGATAACATGGGGCCCATTCCTCATCATATGCACCAGAACGCCGAGCAGGCGAAGCTGGTCGGTCAGGAAGGAAAGCCTGAGAGCTATTACTTCCCACCTCAGCTCAACAATGTGGGGAACAATTTCCCCTATACCTTCATGGGCTTTGAGCCAGGGACAACCAAAGAACAAGTGGTGGCCTGCCTGGATCGCTGGAATGATGGCGATAACGGCATTCTCGATCTGTCGAAGGCTTACCGATTGAAGGTTGGTACGGGCTGGTTGATTCCGCCATGCATTCTGCATGCTCCCGGCTCGCTGTTGACATACGAACCTCAGTGGGGCAGCGATGTCTTCGGGATGTATCAGTCGATGGTGGAAGGCCGCGCTGTGCCTCGTTCACTGCTGACAAAGGACTTCCCGGAAGAGAAGCATGGCGACAACACTTACCTCGTCGATGCACTCGACTGGGAAGGGAACGTCAACCCTAACTTCAAGGACAGCCACTATCTGGAACCTATTGTGGCTTCGGGGAGTGACAAAGAAGGCTTTATTGACCGCTGGATTGTTTATGGTCGGATCAAGGGGGCTCAGGATTTCACTGCCAAGGAATTGACCATTCAGCCCGGCACGAAAGTCACCATTAAGGATGGCGGCGCTTACGGCTGGATCACGGTGCAGGGCGAAGGGTCAGTCAATGGCCTGAAGCTGCAGACACCATCGATGATTCGTTTTGGTCAAATGACGATGGATGAAGTCTTCGTCACCGCCAAGGCTGCGAAAGAAGGTGTGACCTTCGAGAATACGGGGACAGATCCACTGGTCGGTCTGCGTTACTTTGGCCCGGAAGCTCAGCCCGAAGCTCCAGAGATCGGTGCCTGGAAGAAGTAA